Genomic window (Kwoniella botswanensis chromosome 1, complete sequence):
CGCGATACGAAAGTGATATGAATGCTAATACTTTTGTGCCCACTCCCTAGGCATTCGCCGAGAGACTCCGACCTTACATCGTCGACGGTGTCACCTTCATTCACAACGCCTTACAATCCGGTAAAAAAGTTTTAGTCGAAGGTGCCAATGCCCTAATGTTAGATATCGACTACGGTACATACCCCTTTGTCACCTCTTCAGCCACTTCCATCGGAGGAGTAGTAACCGGTTTGGGTATTCCCCCGTTCGCTATCAAGAAGGTCGTTGGAGTGATCAAAGCGTACACTACCAGagtaggtggtggacctTTCCCCACCGAACAGCTCAATACTGTTGGAGAGACCCTTCAAGAAGTCGGAGCCGAGTACGGTACGGTCACTGGACGAAGGAGGAGATGCGGTTGGTTAGATCTGGTAGTTATGAGATACTCTACGATGATCAACGGTTATACCTCTTTGAACTTGACTAAACTTGATGTGTTGGATGGATTCGAGGAGATTCAAGTGGCTACGGGGTACAAGATTGATGGTCAACAAATTGAAGGGTTCCCTGGTGAGTATCACATATTATGATTTGTTGTGGTGCAATCGCTCGTGAGGACGAGACTAAAGTCGTTTCGTCTGAATATCTTAGCCGATCTCGACCGACTCGCCCAGGTCGAAGTTGAATACACCACTTTACCAGGATGGAAGACGGATATCTCAAACTGTAAGACATACGAAGAGTTACCTGAAAACGCCAAAAAATACATCAAGTTCATTGAAGATTTCTTGAAAGTAAAGGTACAATACGTCGGTGTGGGTCCAGGTAGAGATCAGAATTTGATTTTGTTCTAAGTCTAGATCTAGGTTACCGCTTgtctatacatacatatatctCATTTACATCTGCTTAGagcaaagagaaagaaaacGGAAATCAAATTGAAGAGGGATGGAGTGGAAGAATGCATTGTTGCACCTCACACTACTATACATACGCAACTGAGGTAGTTTGGATATCACACATCTCCGTTCAATCAGTGGCAGTCCAGAGAAGCCCCATATACACTACTCATCTGCTCATCATAGACACATTATTCAT
Coding sequences:
- a CDS encoding adenylosuccinate synthetase — its product is MAPSPEGVSVVLGAQWGDEGKGKLVDILAAEADICARCAGGNNAGHTIVVRNAKGEKTSYAFNLLPSGLINPTCTAFIGSGVVVHVPSLFNELDTLERKGLKVSDRLKISDRAHLVMGFHQIVDGLKEIELGGSSIGTTKKGIGPAYSSKASRSGLRVHHLYDPSFPAKFRKLVEGRFKRYGHFEFDTEGEIEMYLAFAERLRPYIVDGVTFIHNALQSGKKVLVEGANALMLDIDYGTYPFVTSSATSIGGVVTGLGIPPFAIKKVVGVIKAYTTRVGGGPFPTEQLNTVGETLQEVGAEYGTVTGRRRRCGWLDLVVMRYSTMINGYTSLNLTKLDVLDGFEEIQVATGYKIDGQQIEGFPADLDRLAQVEVEYTTLPGWKTDISNCKTYEELPENAKKYIKFIEDFLKVKVQYVGVGPGRDQNLILF